Within the Salvia hispanica cultivar TCC Black 2014 chromosome 4, UniMelb_Shisp_WGS_1.0, whole genome shotgun sequence genome, the region gaacttgtaattaattagtgtgCGTAATTATGTCATATGTCATTTTTCTAATTACATTccttttgtaatttattaaaactgtTTTTTTGTTGGGGTTCATGAATGTTAACTGAAAGTTTTTATGGAATTTgaaagtttgtgatttttattgtGGATAATTCAGCATTGACATTAGGCGGAAATTTTTGTAGTACAAATTTATAAGAATAATAGGAAATTAATCCAAGTGATTCTAAGGCTGGCCTATCTATTTCAAGATATGGACTAATTggttaaaatttataattgggTCAATTGGGCCTTTCTTCTAATCCATTCGGCCTGATAAGCATGGGCCTCGTATAATTGAAGGTTAATTTCAACTCAAGTCCTCAATTTTATTAGAGATACTAGTATTAATACTTGTGCTATTTTTGaaggaataaataaaataagacatacaaattaaaaaaattacaaaagaggAGATGTAtggatgaaataaaataagatatacaaataaagaaaaatgtaatactaccatttacaaaaagaataaaaaaaaaaactatttgaaggaataaataattcaccagtttcaattatttatacagtattttgtaatttaaataattgatcagtattattattatccaaataaacatgaaatataattcattttattatttatcctAATGGTCAAATTTCTACAATTGTTAGAATGTTGCATatatcacaatatttattgtaataaactaataaagcAAATGGATATCATGAATTCTTTTAGAAGAATTGAAAGATAGACAATAAGAACAGttatcttaaataaaaataaatcaaataataataataataataaattgctAAGATtatgaaaatcaattaatatattatcctaatccaaaattggtttctataacaaataattcaattatctcttctctcttcgtatataacttaaaaaaaaagaagtggGGATGGAGTGTTCTTCTTCCTTTATTATCTTAAATACTTTGTACTAACTTTTATCGTATATAAGTTTATACAAAGtctacaattaaaattaaaaagaacattaattatatactactcctgTATGAACACAAATTATATGCTATATTAAAAGCCCAAAATTATAGCGCAATTAGAATACAATAACTAATAGTATTTCATGAAACCCTAAAACATGCGCctgatttctctctctctctctccctcaaCGGTACCCCAATCCTTCCGCCCTGCTACGCGCCGCCGCCCGCCCCGCCTCCCTCCCTCCCTCCGCTTGCCCGACGACACAGTTCGCCGGCACGCCTTGCCTCGCCGTCCACCGCCCTGATTCACCACCCACTTGCTTCCTCCACACTCGCCACTGCGCCACACTTCATAACACTCTCGGCCAGCAGCTGCCCACCGCCGCCCTCTCCtttcctcatctctctttcctCCGACCACCGCTGCTGCCTCGCCAGTTTTTCTCCTTCCTCTCcgtttcttcttctccttttttttctcacgAATCTCTCACGGTTTCACACCACCGCCGGAGGATTTTGGCGAGTCTGCACTACCTGGTAGCCGCCTCTGTTgtacttctctctcttcttcctcttctttttcgtGTTCACACCTTTTACCCCTATTTCTCTCGCCCCGGATCCGTCACTTTTTCGTAGCCAGTCGCCGCCTTGCCGCCACTACCCCGCCTCCATCAGCCTTGCCGCATTCGTCACCCATCCTGCTTTGctgcaataaaaaataaaattatcagtaaatcaatcaataaaaatgcaGCTTCAATTAAAGGTGTGTGTATGTATAGGTGTTTTATCTTGTTTGAGAAGCCAATATTTCATTAGaccaatattttttccaataatATTTGCCTCTTTTTTGTCCAATGGTTGCCATTTCTCAAAATGACCAAaaggataaataaaatagttttacattttccctccaaaaaggACAAAAATGACTTTTCAATAAACTGCCACTTTAGATTAGTAAGATTGACATctaatataataaaactttccaaaagttgggtttttcccaagaatttttaaattagcgaataatatcacgaactttaccccgagtttgttttttcccacgaatgaaaaattcatgttattttaatagattgaagaacaattttagaggatgtgcttcaagaaaaaccatcttcaaagattgaaaaacttgaagctctcaaaattgatgtcgagaaattacgaaaaaaaatccgtatcataatattatttgttggaattttttcattcgtgggaaaaaacaaacccgggataaagttcgtgggaataacccaactttttgaaagtttcatgatattagatgtcaatatcccattttattattagggaaatagtaaaatgcaatattgtaaacacaAAAAAGATTAGTGGCACGAAACATACAATATtgtaaacacaaaaatgcaatatacatTTGTAGAAGTTATAAATAGATTTTgcaatatacaaaataaaatacatataaatgcaatccgtcTATAGACTGttgaatttgtattttatatatagacggattgcatttatatgtattttattttgcattattgCTGGTTTCAATTGGGGAAATTTGGTTTGCTAGGGTTTTTGATTTCTGAATTATCATCTCAGTTTACTATGGAGATGGCTGGGAGTGAGATTCTGAATATACCAAAGAGCTACTCTCTCAACATGTCCAAAGATTTCGTTCCCATGGGAATTTTCTCCGAGTCGATTCAAGGTGTTTTCCTTATCTGGAGTCTAAATCCGCTTTCTTTGTTGCTGCTTCATAATAATCTTGTCTTCGAACTAACAAGATTATTGTTATAGTATGAGATTCGCTAACAAGTCCTTAAAGTATTGGAATTGTATTGTTCACGATAATGATTATGGATATATGTTACACACGTTATGTCAAAAGAGATTGTAAAGAACAATTGGTGTTAGGGCTCTAGCTATTATTCTAAATCTTTTAATATGCACTTGGATTGTAAATGTGCTGGTGTATGATACGGAACTGCATAGAATTGCTGTGAGTGATCGAGTCCACAACAACTGTGGAAAGGCTTATTCCGGTTCACTGAGAATTTTGAGCAAAGTGACAATAAACTTCCTTGACATTTTCTAGTTTCCTTTTTCGAAGGCCACATTGTGTAGCTGTGATATTTCATGAAACATGATGGATAAAAGAACAAACTGTTTACTTTTAGAGAGTTTTCGTGTATGGGTTTTATCTCTTTGATGTGCATAACTCACTCACAGATCTATTCTATCcattttcagttttatttAAGGTATCGTCctctgaaattattttatgtgtatgCATTTCGACCTATCAGTAGAGTGGCTAGGTTAATGTTGCAACTAGCCCCGGAAGTTAAGTTAAATGGATCTTTACTACTGCTACTTATCATTATATTCTTCAATAAATTGCTATGTTTCACCAGAAGGATTTTGGATGTGCTTATTATTTCGTTTGCCACTTGTGTATATAATACCAAGTTCTCTTTTAAAGGAAGAGTTGCAGTGGAAGGAAAAGTGgagcataaatttgatatgaaaCCCCACCATGCAAACATTGAAGAGTACAGAAAAATGTGTCGGGAAAGGACAAATAAGTCCATGGTTAAGAATAGACAAATCCAGGTCAGGGCGTCGAGCTACTATTAACTTATAGTTTTGCCACTTTTAGTTTCTCTGTTCTTACTGAAAGTAATATCCATCTCTCATGCTTATCAGGTACTCAATAATGATCGTGGCGTACACATGAGACCCATGCCTGGAATGATGGGATTCATTACATCGAATTctaaagtaattaatttcttttttcttgtttaatcTAATACAGCATCTTGAAAATATGTGCTGCCATGTAGTAGAGTATGCTTTATTTTGGTTCAAGGCCCCTAG harbors:
- the LOC125220743 gene encoding transcription initiation factor IIF subunit beta-like, whose product is MYFILHYCWFQLGKFGLLGFLISELSSQFTMEMAGSEILNIPKSYSLNMSKDFVPMGIFSESIQGRVAVEGKVEHKFDMKPHHANIEEYRKMCRERTNKSMVKNRQIQVLNNDRGVHMRPMPGMMGFITSNSKDKKKAAPVKGADMKRTRRDRGELEDIMFKLFERQPNWTLKQLVQETDQPPQFLKEILNELCVYNKRGTNQGTYELKPEYKKSVEDTDAET